Proteins co-encoded in one Arachis hypogaea cultivar Tifrunner chromosome 11, arahy.Tifrunner.gnm2.J5K5, whole genome shotgun sequence genomic window:
- the LOC112722221 gene encoding cyclin-dependent kinase G-2 isoform X1 translates to MAAGRKGVVLRRESYRESSIKELDHCRNGSVQNGFHVGKEEREEGELCVEPGVRDYEPASGFKAVDGDEVLPPPGKRRKFSPIVWDLPEKEGVIPSKKGVTQVTTVSHSCPTLLTSPVQDGRLHGGVSRMPPQNSSCVLQPGHDDQEADEENNAQGWNIKMSRWASDGQSPVGAVAEFNFGKVKPSPEIGEFQRECSESTITRSSGSNGRDNSGGRFDGSDSEKEFPTDFMVDDEEQSDVGDYACDSDEDAGLMHPQRNINMLQSCRSVCEFEMIKKINEGTYGVVYKARDKKTGEIVALKKVKMNIERDGFPLSSLREINILLSFDHPAIVDVKEVVVDSYDGTFMVMEYMEHDLKGLMEAKKQPFSMGEIKSLMLQLLEGVKYLHDNWVLHRDLKTSNILLSDKGKLKICDFGLSRQFGSPLKPYTPIVVTLWYRAPELLLGAKEYSTAIDMWSVGCIMAEFVAREPLFTGRTELEQIDKIFRTLGTPDEKIWPGLSKLPGPKAKFVKQPYNMLRKKFPATSFTGSPVLSELGFDLLKKLLTYNPEERISAEEALLHDWFHEVPLPKSDFKPIFPLRG, encoded by the exons ATGGCGGCAGGGCGAAAAGGTGTTGTTCTGAGAAGAGAATCTTACAGGGAGAGTTCCATCAAGGAGCTTGATCACTGTAGGAATGGTTCTGTACAGAATGGGTTTCATGTtggaaaagaggagagagaggaaggtGAGCTCTGTGTCGAGCCTGGGGTGCGTGACTATGAACCTGCCTCAGGGTTTAAAGCAGTTGATGGAGATGAGGTCTTGCCACCACCGggaaagagaagaaaattttCTCCGATTGTGTGGGATCTACCAGAGAAGGAAGGAGTGATCCCCTCCAAAAAAGGGGTCACACAGGTTACTACTGTGTCTCACTCCTGTCCAACTCTGTTGACAAGCCCCGTACAAGATGGTCGTTTGCATGGGGGTGTCTCTAGGATGCCTCCACAAAATTCATCTTGTGTCTTGCAGCCAGGGCATGATGACCAAGAAGCAGATGAAGAGAACAATGCccaagggtggaacatcaaaatGTCTAGATGGGCTTCTGATGGTCAATCACCGGTGGGTGCTGTTGCTGAATTTAATTTTGGCAAAGTGAAGCCAAGTCCTGAGATTGGTGAATTTCAAAGAGAATGTTCAGAAAGCACAATCACTAGATCCTCAGGAAGCAATGGACGAGATAATAGTGGGGGCCGTTTTGATGGTAGTGATTCTGAAAAGGAATTCCCTACTGACTTCATGGTCGATGATGAGGAACAGAGTGATGTTGGTGATTATGCATGTGATTCTGATGAAGATGCCGGTTTAATGCACCCGCAGAGAAATATAAACATGCTTCAGAGTTGTAGAAGTGTGTGTGAGTTTGAAATGATTAAGAAAATCAACGAAGGAACTTATGGTGTTGTCTATAAGGCTAGGGATAAGAAGACCGGAGAAATAGTAGCATTGAAGAAGGTGAAGATGAATATAGAAAGGGATGGCTTTCCATTGTCATCCTTGAGGGAAATTAACATTCTCTTGTCTTTTGATCACCCCGCCATTGTGGATGTTAAAGAAGTAGTTGTGGATAGTTATGATGGTACTTTCATGGTGATGGAGTACATGGAGCATGACCTTAAGGGACTGATGGAGGCAAAGAAGCAGCCCTTCAGTATGGGTGAAATAAAATCTTTGATGCTGCAACTTCTTGAAGGTGTCAAGTATCTCCATGACAATTGGGTTCTCCATAGGGACTTAAAGACATCAAACATTCTGCTGAGCGACAAGGGGAAGCTGAAAATATGTGACTTTGGGTTGTCCCGGCAGTTTGGAAGCCCACTGAAGCCATATACGCCTATTGTTGTGACACTATGGTACAG GGCTCCAGAGCTTTTGTTAGGAGCTAAGGAATATTCAACCGCAATTGACATGTGGTCAGTGGGTTGCATAATGGCCGAGTTTGTTGCCAGGGAACCTCTGTTCACGGGTAGAACAGAACTTGAACAAATTGATAAG ATTTTTAGGACCCTGGGTACACCTGATGAGAAGATTTGGCCGGGCTTATCTAAATTACCTGGTCCTAAAGCAAAATTTGTTAAACAACC GTACAATATGCTAAGGAAGAAATTTCCAGCCACATCTTTTACTGGTTCACCAGTTCTGTCTGAGCTAGGATTCGACTTGTTGAAGAAGCTTCTTACTTACAATCCCGAAGAG AGGATAAGTGCAGAAGAGGCCCTTCTTCATGATTGGTTCCATGAAGTCCCCCTTCCAAAATCTGATTTCAAACCAATTTTCCCTTTGCGTGGCTAG
- the LOC112722221 gene encoding cyclin-dependent kinase G-2 isoform X2 translates to MPPQNSSCVLQPGHDDQEADEENNAQGWNIKMSRWASDGQSPVGAVAEFNFGKVKPSPEIGEFQRECSESTITRSSGSNGRDNSGGRFDGSDSEKEFPTDFMVDDEEQSDVGDYACDSDEDAGLMHPQRNINMLQSCRSVCEFEMIKKINEGTYGVVYKARDKKTGEIVALKKVKMNIERDGFPLSSLREINILLSFDHPAIVDVKEVVVDSYDGTFMVMEYMEHDLKGLMEAKKQPFSMGEIKSLMLQLLEGVKYLHDNWVLHRDLKTSNILLSDKGKLKICDFGLSRQFGSPLKPYTPIVVTLWYRAPELLLGAKEYSTAIDMWSVGCIMAEFVAREPLFTGRTELEQIDKIFRTLGTPDEKIWPGLSKLPGPKAKFVKQPYNMLRKKFPATSFTGSPVLSELGFDLLKKLLTYNPEERISAEEALLHDWFHEVPLPKSDFKPIFPLRG, encoded by the exons ATGCCTCCACAAAATTCATCTTGTGTCTTGCAGCCAGGGCATGATGACCAAGAAGCAGATGAAGAGAACAATGCccaagggtggaacatcaaaatGTCTAGATGGGCTTCTGATGGTCAATCACCGGTGGGTGCTGTTGCTGAATTTAATTTTGGCAAAGTGAAGCCAAGTCCTGAGATTGGTGAATTTCAAAGAGAATGTTCAGAAAGCACAATCACTAGATCCTCAGGAAGCAATGGACGAGATAATAGTGGGGGCCGTTTTGATGGTAGTGATTCTGAAAAGGAATTCCCTACTGACTTCATGGTCGATGATGAGGAACAGAGTGATGTTGGTGATTATGCATGTGATTCTGATGAAGATGCCGGTTTAATGCACCCGCAGAGAAATATAAACATGCTTCAGAGTTGTAGAAGTGTGTGTGAGTTTGAAATGATTAAGAAAATCAACGAAGGAACTTATGGTGTTGTCTATAAGGCTAGGGATAAGAAGACCGGAGAAATAGTAGCATTGAAGAAGGTGAAGATGAATATAGAAAGGGATGGCTTTCCATTGTCATCCTTGAGGGAAATTAACATTCTCTTGTCTTTTGATCACCCCGCCATTGTGGATGTTAAAGAAGTAGTTGTGGATAGTTATGATGGTACTTTCATGGTGATGGAGTACATGGAGCATGACCTTAAGGGACTGATGGAGGCAAAGAAGCAGCCCTTCAGTATGGGTGAAATAAAATCTTTGATGCTGCAACTTCTTGAAGGTGTCAAGTATCTCCATGACAATTGGGTTCTCCATAGGGACTTAAAGACATCAAACATTCTGCTGAGCGACAAGGGGAAGCTGAAAATATGTGACTTTGGGTTGTCCCGGCAGTTTGGAAGCCCACTGAAGCCATATACGCCTATTGTTGTGACACTATGGTACAG GGCTCCAGAGCTTTTGTTAGGAGCTAAGGAATATTCAACCGCAATTGACATGTGGTCAGTGGGTTGCATAATGGCCGAGTTTGTTGCCAGGGAACCTCTGTTCACGGGTAGAACAGAACTTGAACAAATTGATAAG ATTTTTAGGACCCTGGGTACACCTGATGAGAAGATTTGGCCGGGCTTATCTAAATTACCTGGTCCTAAAGCAAAATTTGTTAAACAACC GTACAATATGCTAAGGAAGAAATTTCCAGCCACATCTTTTACTGGTTCACCAGTTCTGTCTGAGCTAGGATTCGACTTGTTGAAGAAGCTTCTTACTTACAATCCCGAAGAG AGGATAAGTGCAGAAGAGGCCCTTCTTCATGATTGGTTCCATGAAGTCCCCCTTCCAAAATCTGATTTCAAACCAATTTTCCCTTTGCGTGGCTAG